A stretch of the Mesorhizobium huakuii genome encodes the following:
- a CDS encoding GntR family transcriptional regulator: protein MAKETKNTLRESVYSALKAMIVTGQIPPGSRVTESDIAAKLNVSRTPVREAFNRLERDGLVTGRPRQGYVVTEFDINMFREAFDIRELLDGHATELAAAAATEKDKARLRAMLAECERLAAIPDRTTKEKFQELEVGIDLHRVIAEISGNVMLHGMLCGILDKCQHYVWTELLWLDEWKIARDEHAEIVEAICAGDAARAGALARAHVRGSRENVLRLLQAKSDYQSFLAKAS from the coding sequence TTGGCCAAGGAAACCAAAAACACACTGCGCGAGTCGGTCTACTCCGCGCTCAAGGCGATGATCGTGACCGGCCAGATTCCGCCGGGCTCGCGCGTCACCGAGAGCGATATCGCCGCAAAACTCAATGTCAGCCGCACGCCGGTGCGTGAGGCCTTCAACCGCCTCGAGCGCGACGGCCTGGTCACCGGCCGCCCACGTCAGGGCTATGTCGTCACCGAATTCGACATCAACATGTTCCGCGAAGCCTTCGACATCCGCGAACTGCTCGATGGCCATGCGACCGAACTGGCCGCCGCCGCCGCGACTGAGAAGGACAAGGCACGGCTGCGCGCCATGCTCGCCGAATGCGAGCGGCTGGCCGCCATTCCGGACCGCACCACAAAGGAAAAATTCCAGGAGCTCGAAGTCGGCATCGACCTGCACCGCGTCATCGCCGAAATCAGCGGCAATGTGATGCTGCACGGCATGCTGTGCGGCATCCTCGACAAATGCCAGCACTATGTCTGGACCGAACTCTTGTGGCTCGACGAATGGAAGATCGCCCGCGACGAACATGCCGAGATCGTCGAAGCGATCTGCGCCGGCGACGCCGCCCGGGCCGGCGCCCTGGCCCGCGCCCATGTGCGCGGATCACGCGAAAACGTGCTGCGCCTGCTGCAGGCGAAGTCGGATTACCAGAGCTTTCTCGCCAAGGCGTCCTGA